A section of the Saccharopolyspora gregorii genome encodes:
- a CDS encoding RsmB/NOP family class I SAM-dependent RNA methyltransferase, translated as MSSQRKTRAFEKRMSEVLGIRPNQVESVFRGARPTSIRVNRLLDEPRYRETLEFVRAKAPGLIPVDWCEHSFFWPDNDGFDEVLPLAHEGRVYLQNAASLIPPVALDAQPGDSVLDVAAAPGGKAFHIAARTGNEGELWLNDSAPPRAAKLAELAELYGVRYAELTTHNAQYIDKSVPAERFDRILLDVQCSGEGRVNLRKSDALRFWSEERIEKYKHLQTKMCDAAYKLLKPGGTLVYSTCTLSPEEDEFPVHKVLRRHSDLSVAPLGFSEEEFLPGLGSWRGEKFDQGLRHAVRVRPSDVFEGFFVAKLVKDPS; from the coding sequence GTGAGCAGCCAGCGCAAGACCCGTGCGTTCGAGAAGCGGATGTCGGAGGTGCTCGGCATCCGCCCGAACCAGGTCGAGTCCGTGTTCCGCGGTGCCCGGCCCACCTCGATCCGGGTCAACCGGCTGCTGGACGAGCCGCGCTACCGCGAGACGCTGGAGTTCGTGCGCGCGAAGGCACCCGGGCTGATCCCGGTGGACTGGTGCGAGCACTCGTTCTTCTGGCCGGACAACGACGGTTTCGACGAGGTGCTGCCGCTCGCCCACGAAGGCCGGGTGTACCTGCAGAACGCGGCGAGCCTGATCCCGCCGGTGGCGCTGGACGCGCAGCCCGGGGACTCGGTGCTCGACGTGGCCGCCGCCCCCGGCGGGAAGGCGTTCCACATCGCCGCGCGCACCGGCAACGAGGGCGAGCTGTGGCTGAACGACTCGGCGCCGCCGCGGGCCGCGAAGCTCGCCGAGCTGGCCGAGCTCTACGGGGTGCGGTACGCGGAGCTGACCACGCACAACGCGCAGTACATCGACAAATCGGTGCCCGCGGAGCGGTTCGACCGGATCCTGCTGGATGTGCAGTGCTCCGGGGAGGGCCGGGTGAACCTGCGCAAGTCCGACGCGCTGCGCTTCTGGTCCGAGGAGCGGATCGAGAAGTACAAGCACCTGCAGACGAAGATGTGCGACGCGGCGTACAAGCTGCTGAAGCCGGGCGGGACGCTGGTGTACTCGACGTGCACGTTGAGCCCGGAGGAGGACGAGTTCCCGGTGCACAAGGTGCTGCGCAGGCACTCCGACCTGTCGGTGGCGCCGCTCGGGTTCAGCGAGGAGGAGTTCCTGCCGGGCCTGGGTTCCTGGCGGGGCGAGAAGTTCGACCAGGGCCTGCGGCACGCGGTACGGGTGCGGCCCTCGGACGTCTTCGAGGGGTTCTTCGTGGCGAAGCTGGTCAAGGACCCGTCCTGA